GACCACGGTTTTCGATCAACTGATAGAAACTAAACCGCGGCGCGGTGTCGCCGCCGTGTCTCCCGTATTAAGAGCGTGTTACGGGCCTATCCGACCGGCGCACCCTCTTACCCGCGCGATGGACTCCGGCCCCGGGCATGCGCCGACTGAGTTAACACGATCGTTGCAATCCAGAAAGACCGCCGTGACAGTCAGCGGGCTGAATTGCATTATCGATCGGTTGACCGAAAGTCTCCCGGCGTTACCTGCTCGCCCCACAGGTTGACCGACTGGGCGGCCAGCACCAGCCATTCGCACCCAGCCGCAGCGCCTAGTCAGGAGAAACCATGATCGTCATCGGGGTGGGCATCAGTGTCCTCATCGTTCTCATCGTCGGAATCGTCGTCGCCCGGAAGGTCGACGGCGACAGCGCCAACTATCTCGTCGCCGGGCGCAGCCTCGGCGTCCCCCTCGTGGCGGTGTCGCTGATGGCCGCGGCCGTCGACAGCAACGCCACCGTCGGCAACACCGACCTCACCTCCGGCTACGGTTTCTGGGCCGGCGCCTCGTTGGCCATCGGTCTGGCGGTCTGCCTGCTCATCTCCGGCCTCTTCCTGGCCAAGCCGATGAACAAGCTCAAGCTCTACACGCTCGCCGACTTCTTCCGCCGCCGCTACGGCCGGGTTGTCGAGGCGGGCTCGTCGGTCATCATGATCTTCTCGTTCACCATCCTGCTGGCCGGCAACCTCGTGGCCGTCGGCTTCCTGCTCGAACGCTTCGCCGGCATCGACTACGTCTGGGGCATCATCCTGTCGGTGTCGCTGGTGCTCGCCTACACGCTCGCCGGCGGGCTGTTCTCGGATGCCTACACCGCGGCCATCCAGACCGTCATCACCGTCGTGGCCTCCATCGCCCTGCTCGGCTGGGTCGTCATCAACTTCGGCATCATCGTTCCGGCCGGCATGGGTCCGTTCGACCTCGGCCAGCTCACCGACCCCGCCCAGGGCGCCCCGATCAACTGGGCCACCCTCATCTCGCTGGGCATCGGCGACCTTGTCGCCATCGACTTCATGCAGCGCATCTTCGCCGCGAAGTCGCCCGAGGTTGCCCAGAAGTCCTGCTTCTACGCCGCAGGCGGCACCTTCGTGATCGGCATCATCTACGCCCTCGTCGCCCTCACCACCACCGCGGCGCTCGGACTGTCCACCGCCGACGGGCCCATCCTCTACACGCTGCTCGGTGACTACGCGCCGCCGCTGCTGGCCGTGCTGGTGCTCTCGGGCATCGTCGCCGCCTCGTTCTCCACCGCAGCCGGCGCCATCCTGGCCACGTCCGCCATCGCGGTGCGCAACACCTTCGGTGTGCGCCGCATCGTCTCCGGCGGTGGCGACCCTCTGCTGCGCTGGACCCGCGTGGCGATGGTGCCCATCGTCGTGATCGGCGTGCTGCTGGCGATCCGGGTCAGCCAGACCGGCATCCTGCTCACCTTCGCGTTCGACCTGATGCTGGCCTGCCTGGCCGCACCGCTCGTGCTGGGCCTGTTCTGGAAGCGCCCCGGCGCCAGCGCCGTGATCGTCGGCGCGCTGCTCGGCTTCACCGTGCGCATCACCCTGCTGGCGCTCACGCCCACCATGTACGGCGTGCCGAACGACCTGTTCTACATCCCGAACACCGTCATCACGGCCGACCTCGACGGCTGGACCACCATGATCTCCGCCGCGGTGGGCATCGGCTCGTTCGTGCTCGTGGCGCTGCTGCACCCGCGCACGCTGCGCGAGCAGGAGCAGGAGCTGCAGGTCGAAGAGGAGCTCTCCCAGGAGCAGGCTGCCCTCCTCGAGCCCGTCGCCTGACCCCATCCGCTTCCCCCTCCACGAACTGTGGGTAAAGCCCCGGAATTCTGGGGCTTTACTCACGGCTCGCGGTGGGGGCGCTAGCGCTGGAGGGGAACCTCGACGAGGGTGGGGCCGGTGACCGGCGCCGTGAGGGCGGTCTCCAGGGCGCTGCGGGTGCCGGCGCGCAGGTAGGCCCACCCGTAGGCGGCCGCCAAGGACTCCAGGTCCACCTGTTGCGGGGTGAAGAGCACCCGGTCCACGGCCGTGGGGCTGGCCGTTGCGGCCACCTCGAGGCCGTCGAAGATGGTGCCGCCGCCGTCGTTGCCCACGACCACCTGCACCCGCGGCCGCGTCTCCCCTGGCGCGATGAGCAGCGACCCGACGTCGTGCAGCAGGGTCACATCACCCAGCAAGAGCCGGGTCGTGCCGCTCGAAAGCGGATGCTCGCCAGCCTGGCTGGCCAGCGCGATACCCACGGCCGTGGCGACGGTGCCGTCGATGCCGGCCAGGCCGCGATTGGCGTGCACGGGGATCTTCTTGCCGGTGACCCGGGTGTCCAGCTCGCGGATCAGCCGGGACGCGCCCAGCACCAGCCGGTCGTGCGGCCAGGACGCCCGCCACACCGCGTCCGCGAGCATGGCCCGGGTCACCGGGGCCTTCATCGCCGCGAACTCGGCCTTGGTCATGCCGTGGGTGCCGAAGGCGGGCGTATCCAGCTGCCTGTCGGCGGCCAGGATGGCCCGGCTCGTCATCACCCAGCGGCCCGTCCAGGCGCGCGCCTCGCGGGTTCCCGCGGCGGTGATGGCAGCGGCCGAGGCGGTGGCGGTGCGGGCGAAGCTGGACACCCGGCGGCCCGGGTTGTACCACTCGGCTCCGGCCGGAGCCACGACAACGGTCTCCACCCCGTCTCGCTGCACGAGCGCCGGCACCTCGCGGCTCAGGGTGGGGTGGCCGAAGACGATCACGCGCTGCACCTGGCCGCCGAAATCGGCGTCGCGGATCAGCTCCCGGTAGGCCACGACGAGGTTGGGCCCGAACCGCGAGCCGCTGGACACCTCGGCCAGCAACGGCCACCCGGCCGTGCGGGCGAGCTCCTCCGCCGCCGGACCGGCGCCGGCGCCGGCGACCACAATCGTGCGCGGCCCGGCTTCGAGCAGCACGGATGCGGCGATGCCTGTGCCGTTGTCCGCTGGGGCGTCAGCGTGGGCGACGAGGTCTGCCTCATCGGAGAGGCCGTCGGCGCTGCCGGCACCGGTATCGGCGGAGCTGGCGACACCGAGGGCGTCGGTGAAACCGGCATCCGGCCCGGCCAGCTCGAGCTCGACCGCGGCCGACAGCGGTTCCCGGAACGCCAGGTTCAGCTGCACCGGACCGGGGTTGAGCGTGCCGGTGCCGAGGGAGGCCCGGTACGCGCGGCCGGCCAATTGCACAGCGAGGTCGCCCTCGCCGGCGCTGCCGTCGGGGGCGTTTACGTCGTCGCTGAGCCGCACGGCGCCGGCGAAGATGCCGGGCTGCACGGTGGTCTGGTTCGACCGGATGCCGCGCAACTCCGCGGGCCGGTCCGCCGTGAGCAGGATCATCGGCACCATGGAGTGGTGCGCCTCGAGAACGGCGGGGTGCAGATTGGCCACGGCGGTGCCGGAGGTGCAGACCACGAGGGCCGGGCGGCCGCTCTCGATCGCGAGCCCGAGCGCCAGGAAGCCGGCGCCGCGTTCGTCGATGCGCACGTGCAGACGCAGCAGGCCGAGCCGCTCGAACTCGGCGGCGGCCAGGGCCAGGGCCTGTGAGCGCGATCCGGGGCTGAGCACGAGGTCGCTCACGCCCAGGCGCACGAACTCGGCCAGCAGGGCCACGCTGAAGTCTGTCGCCGGGCTGCCGCTGGGCGCGACGGGCGCCAGACGGGGTGCGGCGTCAGCCGGCAGGGCTGCGGGCGCCTCGGGTGTCGATCCGGTCTGAGCTGCCGCTTCAGGCATCCCGTCGGCCCGGCTGGTCACCGTCACCGGGGTCGGTGTTCTTCGGGTCGACCCCAGCGGTGCCGGGGTGCGAGCTCGGCCCGGCGCCGGGCGGGTCCATCTTGTCGAAGTCGGCGAGTTCCTGCTCGAGGTCGCGGATGCGCTGTTCCTGGTCCTTCGCGCGGTCCAGCCCGCGGAGGAAGTCGGGGTCGTCGTCCGGAGCCATCGAGCGCGTCACCCGGGTGCCGGGGCCCGCCGCGTTGCTGCGGCGTCCGCGGCCGATCAGCAGCCACAGCACGGCACCGATCACGGGGATGAGGACTATGACGAAGACCCACACCCAGCGTGGAAGACCGCGTATGCGATTGCGGTCGAACACCGCGCAATCCACCAACGCATAGATGGTGAGAATGACGACGACGACTCCGAGGCCGAACAACAGGCGGAACATGCCCCAATTGTAGGCCGGTCGCCCGAGAGATCGGTGAGTACCGGTCAGGAGCACGTTCTAAGCTGGATTCATGAAAGCTGTTCCAGCGTGGTTGCTGTTCACCGTGCTCCGCGTCCTGATGTTCGTGGTGCCGTTCGTGATCCTGCTCGTGCTGGGAATCGAGGGCTGGCTGGCCGCCGTCCTGGCCGCCATCATCGGCCTGTGCCTGTCCTACATCTTCCTGCGCAACCCGCGCAACAGCGTCTCCCGCGATCTGTACGAGGTGCGGCACCGCGCGAAGGAACCCGTGCACCCCGACGCCGAGTCCGAGGACGCCGCGGTCGACCGGGCCGAGTCCGAGCAGGAACGCGTGCAGGAGAGCGAGCAGCAGGCGCGAGCCGAGCAGGAGCTCACGGACCAGCCGCCCACCGACCAGCGCTCCAACCTGGCCTAACCGCCGGTCGGTCCGCCGCGGGCCTGTAGCTCGGCCGCGCCCGCCAGCATCTCCCGGAACGCCCGCAGCGCCGGCGCCTCCAGTCCGGCCTCGCGTTGGGCGGTGAAGATCGTACGGCGCGGGTCGCCGGGCAGCCGTTCGAGCCGACAGGTGGTGCTGCGCCCGGTCCAGACCAGGTCGGGCATCAGGCCCACGGCGTTGCCCGACTCGATCAACCGGATCTGCGCCTGCAGGTCGGCGGTCTCGTACCGCACGTCGGGCTCGAATCCGGCGCTGCGGCAGAGCTGCTCGGCGAAGTGCCGGGAGGCCGTGCCGCGCGGTTCCATCACCCACGGCAGCCGACCCGCCTCGGCGAGCGTGCCGACGGGCCAGAGGGCGGCATCCGTGGCCGGTAGCGCCAGGTGGATGGCGTCGGTCGTCAGCTCGCGCCGGTGCAGGCCCGGCAGCCACGGCGTCGAGTGCGCGGGGTACTGCTCGGCGATGACCAGGTCGAAGTCGCGGGCCCAGGTCTCGTGCAGGGCCTGCTCGGGTTCCCGCTGCACCATCTCCACCCGCACGTCGGGGTGCTGCCGGGTCATCATCGTCAAGGCCGTGGGCATGAGCGCCAGCGCCGCGGACTGGAAGACAGCCACCCGCACGGTTCCGCGCACTGTCGTGTGCGAGGTGCGCAGCGCCGCCTCGGCCCGCTCCAGGGTGTCGAGCACCTCCCCGGCCGATGCCACCAGCAGCTCGCCCTGGGGGGTGAGCCGCAGGCGGCGACCGGCCTTGCGGGTCAGCTCGGCGCCGGCTTCTTTCTCCAGCTGGCTGAGCTGCTGCGACACGGCCGACGGGCTGAGCAGCATGGCCTCCGCGACGGCGGCGATGGTGCCGCGGATGGACAGCTCGCGGAGCAGGATCAGGCGGCGCACGTCGAGCATCCCGGTCCTCCAAAGCATCAGCTGAGCTGAAGCTTATCAATCAGTATTCGCTACTTCTTCTAAAGCGTTCGGCTGCAGATACTGAGTGGATGCCGCGCACTCCCCCGCCGCGGCCGACCCTCTGGAGCACCATGACCGACCTCGCACCCCGGCCGCACGGCGAGCAGACAACCGGCACCCCGTCCGGCCTGTTCGCCACCGAGACGATCGCGCTCGTGCGCCGCTGGCTGACCGAGGCGTCCGGGTTCCCGGTGGACGGATCGGCCGCCCAGCTCGCCGGGGTGCTGCGGGATCCGAAGGGTCTAGCCTTCACTGTCGGCTTCGTCGACGGCGTCGTGCGTCCCGAGGATCTCGGCGTGGCCGCCCGCACCCTGGCCCGCATCGCGCCCGACGTGCCGGCCTTCCTGCCCGCGCCCATGCGCGCCGCCGTGCGGCTCGGCGGCCTGATGGCACCACTGCTGCCCGGGGTCGTCGTGCCGATCGCGCGGCGGGTGCTGCGCCACATGGTGGGCCACCTCATCATCGATGCCACGGATGCCAAGCTCGGCCCGGCCATCGCCAAGATCCGTGGTGAGGGCATCCGGCTCAACGTCAACCTGCTCGGCGAGGCCGTGCTCGGTGAGGGCGAGGCCGCCCGCCGCCTGGCCGGCACGCACCGGCTGCTGGCCCGCGACGACGTGGACTACGTGTCGATCAAGGTTTCCTCCACCGTCGCGCCGCACAGCCACTGGGCGTTCGACGCCGCCGTGGCCGGCATCGTGGAGCACCTGACGCCGCTCTTCGCCCGCGCGGCGGCGGCCCCGCGGCCCAAGTTCATCAACCTCGACATGGAGGAGTACAAGGACCTCGACCTCACCATCGCGGTCTTCACCGAACTGCTCGACCGGCCCGAATTCGTCTCGCTGGAGGCCGGCATCGTGCTGCAGGCCTACCTGCCCGACGCCCTCGGGGCCATGATCCGGCTGCAGGAGTGGGCGGCGGCCCGCCGGGCCCGGGGCGGCGCCGGCATCAAGGTGCGCCTGGTCAAGGGGGCCAACCTGCCGATGGAGCAGGTGGAGGCGGAGGTGCACGGCTGGCCCCTGGCCACCTGGCACACCAAGCAGGAGTCGGACACCAACTACAAGCGGGTCGTGGACTACGCGCTCACCCCCGAGCGCATCCGCAATGTGCGCCTGGGCGTGGCCGGGCACAACCTGTTCGACATCGCCTGGTCGTGGCTGCTGGCCGGGCAGCGCGGGGTGCAGGGCGGCATCGAGTACGAGATGCTGCTCGGCATGGCGCAGGGGCAGGCCGAGGCCGTGCGCCGCGACGTCGGCAGCCTGCTGCTCTACACGCCGGTGGTCTCGCCCGCCGAGTTCGACGTGGCCATCGCCTACCTGATCCGCCGGCTCGAAGAGGGCGCGTCAAGCGACAACTTCATGTCGGCCGTGTTCGAACTGCACGACAACGAGGCGCTCTTCGCCCGCGAACAGGCGCGTTTCCTGGCCTCCCTGGACGCGCTCGACGCAGCCGTGCCCGCGCCGCACCGGGTCGCCGACCGCTATGCGGCCGTACCGGCGCCGGGTCCGGGCGCCTTCGAGAACACGGCAGACACCGATCCTTCCGTGGCCGCCAACCGCGACTGGGCGTTGCAGATCCTCGGCCGCGTGCCCGGCTCCAGCCTGGGCGTCGACACCATTGAGGCGGCCCGGGTGACGGATGCGGCGGCGCTGGACGCCGTGCTCGCCGAGACGACCGCAGCGGCGGCCGGTTGGGCCGCGCTCGGTGCCTCCGGCCGGGCTGCCGTGCTGCACCGCGCCGGGGACGCCCTCGAGGCCCGCCGGGGCGACCTGCTCGAGGTGATGGCGGCTGAGGCCGGCAAGACCATCGACCAGGCCGACCCCGAGGTGTCGGAGGCCGTCGACTTCGCGCACTACTACGCCGGCCTCGCCCGGGAGCTCGAGGAGGTCGACGGTGCCCGGTTCACTCCGGCGTCGATCACCCTGGTCACCCCGCCGTGGAACTTCCCCGTCGCGATCCCGGCCGGGTCGGTGCTCGCCGCGCTGGCGTCAGGCTCCGCCGTGGTACTCAAGCCCGCCGGGCCGGCCGAACGGTGCGGCGCCGTGATCGCCGACATCCTCTGGCAGGCCGGCGTACCCCGCGACGTGCTGCGCCTGGTGCAGGTGCCCGAAGACAGCCTGGGCGCCCACCTGATCGCGCACCCCGCGGTGGACCGGGTGATCCTCACCGGCGCCTACGAGACCGCCGAGCTGTTCCGCAGCTTCCGGCCCGACCTGCCGCTGCTGGCCGAGACCAGCGGCAAGAACGCGATCATCGTCACGCCCAGCGCCGACCTCGACCTGGCCGTCAAGGACGTCGTCTCCTCGGCATTCGGCCACGCCGGCCAAAAGTGCTCGGCCGCGTCCCTCGTCATCCTGGTGGGCTCCGTCGCCACGTCGCGCCGGTTCCGCACCCAGCTGCAGGACGCCGTCGCCTCCCTCACGGTGGGCTACCCGGAGAACCCGGCCACCCAGATGGGCCCGGTGATCGAACCCGCAGCGGGCAAACTGCTCGACGGGCTCACCGTGCTGGGCGCCGGCGAGAGCTGGCTGCTCGAGCCGCGCCGCTTGGACGAGTCCGGCCGGCTGTGGAGCCCGGGCCTCCGCGACGGCGTGCGGGCCGGGTCGGCCTTCCATCTCACCGAGTACTTCGGCCCGATCCTGGGCATCATGACCGCGGCCACCCTCGCCGAGGCGATCGAGCTGGCCAATGTGGTCGACTACGGCCTCACCACCGGCCTGCACGCCCTCGACCCGGCCGAGATCGGCACCTGGCTGAACAGCATCCAGGCCGGCAACCTCTACGTGAACCGCGGCATCACCGGGGCCATCGTGCGCCGGCAGCCGTTCGGCGGCTGGAAGAAGTCGGCCGTGGGCCCCGGCACCAAGGCGGGAGGCCCGAACTACCTGGTCGGCCTCGGCTCGTGGTCCCCCGCCCCGGCCACGACGGGCGCGGCCGTCACGCATCCGGTCGTCGAGTCGATCCTCGCCGCGGCCACGCCCGAGCTGAGCGCCGCCGACGCCGAGCTGCTGAACCGTGCGCTGCGGAGCGACGCCCTGGCCTGGGCCGAGCGCTTCGGCGCTGCAACCGACGTGTCGGGACTCGCCGCCGAGCGCAATGTGTTCCGGTACCGGGCGCCGGCGGCCCCCGTGGCCATCCGCCTGGCCGCCGGCGAACCGCTGGTGTCGCTGGTGCGGGTCGTGGCCGCCGCCGGGCTCGCGGGTGCGCCCGTGACGGTGTCGACGGCTCTGGCGCTGCCGGCCGCGCTGGTGGATGCGCTCGCGCCGGCCCTCAGCGCTGCGATCACTGTGGAAGATGACGACACCTGGCTCGCCGGAGCGGCCCAGCGCGGCGGCGGGCGGCTCCGGCTGCTCGGCGCCCCGGCGGGCTCGGCGGTGCACAGCGCGCTGGTGGAGGTCACCGGCGGCCGGCCCGACCTGGCGGTCTGGGCCCAGCCGGTCACCGAGGCGGGCCGGGTGGAGCTGCTCCCGTTCCTGCGCGAGCAGGCCGTGAGCATCACGGCGCACCGGTTCGGCACTCCGAACCACCTCACCGACGCCCTGCTCTGACCCCGCGCCCCGGCGTCCCCGCAGCATCCGCTAACTGGTCCCGAAGCGGACAATTGCGCCCGGCACACCGGGCGCAATTGTCCGCACGGGGCACAGTTGGCCCCGGCTGGAGGCCCGCAGCGTGCGGGTGGTCCGGGTGCGCGACGGTGAGCGCGGGCTGGTTAGAGGGCGAAGGCCAGCCCGAGCAGGATGCCGTAGAGCAGCGCGGCCAGGCTGGTGAGCTTGAGGGCCAGGATCAGTTCCTTCGCCGTGGTGGCCGTGGCCACGATGAGAGCGGCCGGGAGGGCCAGCAGCAGCACGAAGAAGGTGAACCAGGCCAGAGGGTAGAACAGGGCGAAGAATCCGGCGATCGCGAACGGCAGTAGCAGGAAGACGCAGAACACCACGCGGGACGCCTTCGCGCCGATCCACACGGCCAGGGTACGCTTGCCGGCCACCTTGTCGGGCTTGATGTCGCGCAGGTTGTTCACCATCAGCACGGCGCAGGCGATCAGCCCGATCGCGATGGCGCTCAGCCAGCTCTCCAGGTTGACCGTGCCCACCTGTACGTAGGTGGTGCCCGTGGTGGCCACGAGGCCGAAGAACACGAACACGAACAGTTCGCCAAGACCCAAGTATCCATAGGGCTTCTTGCCGCCGGTGTAGAACCACGCCGCCACGATCGCGGCCGCGCCCACGGCCAGCAGCCACCAGTACTGGCTCACGATAACGAGCACGAGGCCGGCCACTGCGGCCAGGCCGAAGAACACCAGGGCCACGGTGAGCACGGTACGCGGCTTGGCCGCACCCCCGCCGGTGAGGCGGGCCGGGCCGACCCGGTGGTTGTCGGTGCCACGGATGCCGTCGGAGTAATCGTTCGCGTAGTTCACGCCGATCTGCAGGCAGACCGCCACCACCAGGGCGAGCAGGGCGCGCACCCAGTGGAACTCGCCGGCACCGCCGGCCACGACAGCCGCGCCGGTGCCCAGCGCCACGGGGGCGATGGCCAGCGGCAGGGTGCGCAGGCGTGCACCGGAGATCCAGTCGCCGGCCGTGGCCGGGCCGGTGCGCACGATGCCGGTTGCGACGCCGCTCTTGCGAGCCGGGTTGCCCGACTTGGCCGGGTTCTTCGGCCGGGTCGCGGCCGGACGCGACGTCTGGGATGATTTCTGCTGGTTGGGCCGCGAGGGCCGAGCTCCGTTTGCCACGCACTCATGTTAGTGGCCGCGGCTGCGAGCGGCTCAGTCCAGCGCGGGAGCCTGCCCTGAGCCCGGTCGGGCGGCGCGCACGAGTGCCTGCAGCGCCCGGCGGTCGGGCTTTCCGGACGCGAGCAGGGGAAGGGCCGGCACCGTCACGATCCGTGCCGGCCGGGCCGCCGGGCCGAGCCCTGCCGCCACGGCGCTCCGCACGGCTTCCAGCCCCGGAACGGCGGCGCCCGGCGGCGCGACCGCCACGACGACGACCGGAACCTCGCCCCACACCGCATCCGCGGCGCGCACCACGCAGGCCTCACCGAGGCCGGGCAGGGCGCGTACCCGGAGTTCAACGGCGTCGAGAGACACCTTCTCGCCGCCGGAGATGATCACGTTGTCGGCCCGCCCGGTCACGCTCACGGTGCCGTCCGCGGCGACCGCGCCGAGGTCGCCGGTGCGGTACCAGCGCACCCCGTCGTGTTCCACGAACCGCTCCCCGGTGAGATCCTCATCGGCCAGGTAGCCTTCCGCGAGCATCGAACCGCTGATCTCCAGCTGCCCGTCGACGGTGCGCACCACGGCGTTGCCGATCGGCACCCCGTCGTACACGCAGCCCCCGGCGGTCTCCGATGAGCCATAGGTGCGCACCACGCGCACCCCGAGGGCGTCGGCCCGGCCGATCAGCTCGGCCGACACCGCCTGTCCGCCCACGAGGATGCCGGTGAACCGGCGCAGCACGGCCAACAGCGCCGGGTCGGTCGGCGCGGCATCCAGCAACCGGGCCAGCTGCACGGGCACCAGCGAGGTGAACCGCAGCGGTTCGGTGAGCCGCCCCGCGTGTTCGGCGAAGACGGCGGGGTCGAAGTGCCCCGGAGGCAACAGCACGGGTTCGGTCCCGGCGGCGATGGACCGCACGAGCACCTGCACGCCGGCAATGTAGTGGGCGGGCAGCGCCAACAACCACTGGCCGTCGCCGCCCAGATGCACCCCCGACGCCGCCGCGGATGCCAGAAGCGCATCAGTACTGATCATGACCCGTTTGGGCCGCCCTGTCGACCCCGAGGTCTCGATCACCACGGCCACGTTCCGCGGCACCGGGCCCATGTCGCCGCGGCTCGAGATCGCGCCGGGCTCATCGGGCACGGGCAGCAGGGCCGCGCCGTCGTTCGCGAGCGCCAGGCGCAACTCCGCCAGGAAGCGGAGCGGGTCGCCGACGGGTACGACGCGGAGGTCTCTCACGATGCGATCACCGCGGTAGCGCTAGAACTGCCAGGGGTACGGCGACCAGTCCGGTTCGCGCTTCTCAAGGAACGAGTCCCGCCCCTCGACGGCTTCGTCCGTGCCGTACGCCAGCCGGGTGGCCTCCCCGGCGAAGACCTGCTGGCCGACCATGCCGTCGTCGACGGCGTTGAAGGCGAACTTGAGCATGCGGATGGCAGTGGGCGACTTGGTCAGAATCGTGCGCGCCCAGTCCAGCGCCTCGTTCTCCAGCTCGGCGTGCGGCACCACGGCGTTGATCGCCCCCATCTCGAGGGCGCGCTGGGCGGAGTACTCGCGGGCGAGGAAGAACACCTCCCGCGCGGCCTTCTGCCCCACCTGCCGGGCGAAGTAGGCGCTGCCGTAACCGCCGTCGAAGGAGCCGACATCGGCATCCGTCTGCTTGAACTTGCCGTGCTCGGCGCTGGCGATGCTGAGGTCGCAGACGACGTGCAGCGAGTGCCCTCCGCCGGCCGCCCATCCCGGGATGACCGCGATGACGACCTTGGGCATGAAGCGGATCAGGCGCTGCACCTCGAGGATGTGCAGGCGTCCGCCCCTGGCCTTGTCGATGCCTGTCGCGGTCTCGCCCTCCGCATACTTGTAGCCGTCCCGCCCACGGATGCGCTGGTCGCCGCCGGAGCAGAACGCCCAGCCGCCGTCGCGGGGGCTCGGTCCGTTTCCGGTGAGCAGCACCACGCCGATCTGCGGGTTGGTACGCGCGTCCTCCAGGGCAGCGTAAAGCTCGTCGACGGTCTGCGGCCTGAAGGCGTTCCGCACCTCTGGCCGGTTGAAGGCCACCCGGGCG
This is a stretch of genomic DNA from Cryobacterium soli. It encodes these proteins:
- a CDS encoding DUF4229 domain-containing protein encodes the protein MKAVPAWLLFTVLRVLMFVVPFVILLVLGIEGWLAAVLAAIIGLCLSYIFLRNPRNSVSRDLYEVRHRAKEPVHPDAESEDAAVDRAESEQERVQESEQQARAEQELTDQPPTDQRSNLA
- a CDS encoding proline dehydrogenase family protein, translated to MPRTPPPRPTLWSTMTDLAPRPHGEQTTGTPSGLFATETIALVRRWLTEASGFPVDGSAAQLAGVLRDPKGLAFTVGFVDGVVRPEDLGVAARTLARIAPDVPAFLPAPMRAAVRLGGLMAPLLPGVVVPIARRVLRHMVGHLIIDATDAKLGPAIAKIRGEGIRLNVNLLGEAVLGEGEAARRLAGTHRLLARDDVDYVSIKVSSTVAPHSHWAFDAAVAGIVEHLTPLFARAAAAPRPKFINLDMEEYKDLDLTIAVFTELLDRPEFVSLEAGIVLQAYLPDALGAMIRLQEWAAARRARGGAGIKVRLVKGANLPMEQVEAEVHGWPLATWHTKQESDTNYKRVVDYALTPERIRNVRLGVAGHNLFDIAWSWLLAGQRGVQGGIEYEMLLGMAQGQAEAVRRDVGSLLLYTPVVSPAEFDVAIAYLIRRLEEGASSDNFMSAVFELHDNEALFAREQARFLASLDALDAAVPAPHRVADRYAAVPAPGPGAFENTADTDPSVAANRDWALQILGRVPGSSLGVDTIEAARVTDAAALDAVLAETTAAAAGWAALGASGRAAVLHRAGDALEARRGDLLEVMAAEAGKTIDQADPEVSEAVDFAHYYAGLARELEEVDGARFTPASITLVTPPWNFPVAIPAGSVLAALASGSAVVLKPAGPAERCGAVIADILWQAGVPRDVLRLVQVPEDSLGAHLIAHPAVDRVILTGAYETAELFRSFRPDLPLLAETSGKNAIIVTPSADLDLAVKDVVSSAFGHAGQKCSAASLVILVGSVATSRRFRTQLQDAVASLTVGYPENPATQMGPVIEPAAGKLLDGLTVLGAGESWLLEPRRLDESGRLWSPGLRDGVRAGSAFHLTEYFGPILGIMTAATLAEAIELANVVDYGLTTGLHALDPAEIGTWLNSIQAGNLYVNRGITGAIVRRQPFGGWKKSAVGPGTKAGGPNYLVGLGSWSPAPATTGAAVTHPVVESILAAATPELSAADAELLNRALRSDALAWAERFGAATDVSGLAAERNVFRYRAPAAPVAIRLAAGEPLVSLVRVVAAAGLAGAPVTVSTALALPAALVDALAPALSAAITVEDDDTWLAGAAQRGGGRLRLLGAPAGSAVHSALVEVTGGRPDLAVWAQPVTEAGRVELLPFLREQAVSITAHRFGTPNHLTDALL
- a CDS encoding PLD nuclease N-terminal domain-containing protein; this encodes MFRLLFGLGVVVVILTIYALVDCAVFDRNRIRGLPRWVWVFVIVLIPVIGAVLWLLIGRGRRSNAAGPGTRVTRSMAPDDDPDFLRGLDRAKDQEQRIRDLEQELADFDKMDPPGAGPSSHPGTAGVDPKNTDPGDGDQPGRRDA
- a CDS encoding LysR substrate-binding domain-containing protein — protein: MLDVRRLILLRELSIRGTIAAVAEAMLLSPSAVSQQLSQLEKEAGAELTRKAGRRLRLTPQGELLVASAGEVLDTLERAEAALRTSHTTVRGTVRVAVFQSAALALMPTALTMMTRQHPDVRVEMVQREPEQALHETWARDFDLVIAEQYPAHSTPWLPGLHRRELTTDAIHLALPATDAALWPVGTLAEAGRLPWVMEPRGTASRHFAEQLCRSAGFEPDVRYETADLQAQIRLIESGNAVGLMPDLVWTGRSTTCRLERLPGDPRRTIFTAQREAGLEAPALRAFREMLAGAAELQARGGPTGG
- the menD gene encoding 2-succinyl-5-enolpyruvyl-6-hydroxy-3-cyclohexene-1-carboxylic-acid synthase, which codes for MPEAAAQTGSTPEAPAALPADAAPRLAPVAPSGSPATDFSVALLAEFVRLGVSDLVLSPGSRSQALALAAAEFERLGLLRLHVRIDERGAGFLALGLAIESGRPALVVCTSGTAVANLHPAVLEAHHSMVPMILLTADRPAELRGIRSNQTTVQPGIFAGAVRLSDDVNAPDGSAGEGDLAVQLAGRAYRASLGTGTLNPGPVQLNLAFREPLSAAVELELAGPDAGFTDALGVASSADTGAGSADGLSDEADLVAHADAPADNGTGIAASVLLEAGPRTIVVAGAGAGPAAEELARTAGWPLLAEVSSGSRFGPNLVVAYRELIRDADFGGQVQRVIVFGHPTLSREVPALVQRDGVETVVVAPAGAEWYNPGRRVSSFARTATASAAAITAAGTREARAWTGRWVMTSRAILAADRQLDTPAFGTHGMTKAEFAAMKAPVTRAMLADAVWRASWPHDRLVLGASRLIRELDTRVTGKKIPVHANRGLAGIDGTVATAVGIALASQAGEHPLSSGTTRLLLGDVTLLHDVGSLLIAPGETRPRVQVVVGNDGGGTIFDGLEVAATASPTAVDRVLFTPQQVDLESLAAAYGWAYLRAGTRSALETALTAPVTGPTLVEVPLQR
- a CDS encoding sodium:solute symporter family protein codes for the protein MIVIGVGISVLIVLIVGIVVARKVDGDSANYLVAGRSLGVPLVAVSLMAAAVDSNATVGNTDLTSGYGFWAGASLAIGLAVCLLISGLFLAKPMNKLKLYTLADFFRRRYGRVVEAGSSVIMIFSFTILLAGNLVAVGFLLERFAGIDYVWGIILSVSLVLAYTLAGGLFSDAYTAAIQTVITVVASIALLGWVVINFGIIVPAGMGPFDLGQLTDPAQGAPINWATLISLGIGDLVAIDFMQRIFAAKSPEVAQKSCFYAAGGTFVIGIIYALVALTTTAALGLSTADGPILYTLLGDYAPPLLAVLVLSGIVAASFSTAAGAILATSAIAVRNTFGVRRIVSGGGDPLLRWTRVAMVPIVVIGVLLAIRVSQTGILLTFAFDLMLACLAAPLVLGLFWKRPGASAVIVGALLGFTVRITLLALTPTMYGVPNDLFYIPNTVITADLDGWTTMISAAVGIGSFVLVALLHPRTLREQEQELQVEEELSQEQAALLEPVA